One genomic window of Nakamurella panacisegetis includes the following:
- the gcvP gene encoding aminomethyl-transferring glycine dehydrogenase codes for MSPIDHSRPAHSNFADPSPLDPENFADRHIGIDVPGLAAILHALDQPSLDALEHAVVPKAIRFGRALDLPAPATETQTLAELRGFAARNNPLVQMIGMGYHDTITPGVIKRNVLENPAWYTAYTPYQPEISQGRLEALLNFQTAVSDLTGLDIANASMLDEATAAAEAMTLMRRTAKSKSNRFVVDADTLPQTIAVIRTRAEPLGIEVLVTDLYGADAGLPIGDFFGLLLSYPGSSGAVRDQESLIAEAHSREAKVTVAADLLALTLLRAPGEIGADVAVGSTQRFGVPLGFGGPHAGYMAVRTDVQRQLPGRLVGVSHDAAGNPAYRLALQTREQHIRREKATSNICTAQVLLAVMASMYTVYHGPEGLRRIAQKIHTQARTLAKALVDGGITVEHAVFFDTVRALVPGRAARVVAAAREAGINLWADGDDAVQVSVSEKTSAAHLDAVAAAFGVRHDPSPVVVGISAPLARTTPFLLHPVFHEHRSETAMLRYLRRLSDMDLALDRSMIPLGSCTMKLNATTEMEAVTWPEFAGLHPFAPVEDAAGLLELIDQLERWLVEITGYAAISLQPNAGSQGELAGLLAIRAYHRSRGDDHRTVCLIPASAHGTNAASAVMAGMKVVVVGTDTGGNIDMADLSAKVELHGKDLAAIMVTYPSTHGVFEDTITELAALVHAAGGQVYVDGANLNALVGLARPGEFGGDVSHLNLHKTFCIPHGGGGPGVGPVAVAAHLAPFLPSHSLGLDGPGTFGSVGAISAAPWGSASILPISWAYIRMMGATGLRRATLTAIASANYIARRLDEHFPVLYTDAGGFVAHECILDLRPMTAATGVTVDDVAKRLADYGFHAPTMSFPVAGTLMVEPTESEDLAEINRFCEAMIAIKGEIDQVGAGVWPVTDNPLRGAPHTAESLVGEWTHPYSRAEAVFPPGVVAARKYFPAVARIDGAFGDRNLVCSCPPVEAYA; via the coding sequence ATGAGCCCGATCGATCATTCCCGCCCGGCGCACTCCAACTTCGCTGATCCCTCGCCGTTGGACCCGGAGAATTTCGCCGATCGCCACATCGGGATCGACGTGCCCGGCCTGGCCGCGATCCTGCACGCCCTCGACCAGCCCAGTCTGGACGCGCTGGAACACGCCGTGGTGCCCAAGGCCATCCGGTTCGGCCGCGCCCTCGACCTCCCGGCTCCGGCCACCGAGACCCAGACGCTGGCCGAGCTGCGGGGGTTCGCGGCCCGGAACAACCCGCTGGTCCAGATGATCGGCATGGGCTACCACGACACCATCACCCCGGGGGTGATCAAGCGGAACGTGCTGGAGAACCCGGCCTGGTACACGGCCTACACGCCCTATCAGCCGGAGATCTCCCAGGGCCGGCTCGAGGCGTTGCTCAACTTCCAGACGGCCGTCTCCGACCTCACTGGTCTGGACATCGCCAACGCCTCCATGCTCGACGAGGCGACCGCGGCGGCCGAGGCCATGACGCTGATGCGGCGGACGGCCAAGTCCAAGTCCAACCGGTTCGTCGTCGACGCCGACACGCTGCCCCAGACGATCGCCGTCATCCGGACCCGGGCCGAACCGCTGGGCATCGAGGTGCTGGTGACGGATCTGTACGGCGCCGACGCCGGACTGCCGATCGGTGACTTCTTCGGCCTGCTCCTGTCCTACCCGGGGTCCTCGGGCGCCGTCCGCGACCAGGAGTCGCTGATCGCCGAGGCGCACAGCCGCGAGGCCAAGGTGACGGTCGCGGCCGACCTGCTGGCCCTGACCCTGCTGCGCGCACCGGGAGAGATCGGGGCCGACGTCGCGGTCGGTTCGACCCAGCGATTCGGTGTCCCGCTCGGTTTCGGCGGGCCGCACGCCGGATACATGGCCGTCCGCACCGATGTGCAGCGCCAGCTTCCCGGCCGGTTGGTCGGCGTCTCCCACGACGCCGCCGGGAACCCCGCCTACCGGTTGGCCCTGCAGACCCGGGAGCAGCACATCCGCCGGGAGAAGGCCACGTCCAACATCTGCACCGCCCAGGTGCTGCTGGCCGTGATGGCCTCGATGTACACCGTGTACCACGGTCCCGAGGGGCTGCGCCGGATCGCGCAGAAGATCCACACCCAGGCCCGGACGCTGGCCAAGGCGCTGGTCGACGGCGGGATCACGGTCGAGCACGCCGTCTTCTTCGACACCGTCCGGGCGCTGGTGCCCGGCCGCGCGGCGCGGGTCGTGGCGGCCGCTCGGGAGGCCGGCATCAACCTCTGGGCCGACGGCGACGACGCCGTCCAGGTGAGCGTCTCGGAGAAGACCAGCGCCGCACACCTGGATGCCGTCGCCGCCGCCTTCGGTGTGCGGCACGATCCGTCGCCGGTGGTCGTCGGCATCAGTGCGCCGCTGGCCCGGACCACGCCGTTCCTGCTGCACCCGGTGTTCCACGAGCACCGTAGCGAAACCGCGATGCTGCGCTACCTGCGGCGGCTCTCGGACATGGACCTGGCGCTGGATCGCAGCATGATCCCGCTCGGTTCCTGCACGATGAAGCTCAACGCCACGACCGAGATGGAGGCGGTGACCTGGCCGGAATTCGCCGGGCTGCACCCGTTCGCGCCGGTGGAGGACGCGGCCGGGCTGTTGGAGCTGATCGATCAGCTGGAGCGCTGGCTGGTCGAGATCACCGGTTACGCCGCGATCTCCTTGCAGCCCAACGCCGGTTCGCAGGGCGAGCTGGCCGGACTGCTGGCGATCCGGGCCTACCACCGCTCCCGCGGTGACGACCACCGCACCGTGTGCCTGATCCCGGCGTCCGCCCACGGCACCAACGCCGCGTCGGCCGTCATGGCTGGCATGAAGGTGGTGGTGGTCGGCACCGACACCGGCGGCAACATCGACATGGCCGACCTGTCGGCGAAGGTGGAGCTGCACGGGAAGGACCTGGCCGCGATCATGGTCACCTACCCGTCGACCCACGGCGTCTTCGAGGACACGATCACCGAGCTGGCGGCTCTGGTGCATGCGGCCGGCGGCCAGGTCTACGTGGACGGAGCCAACCTCAACGCCCTGGTCGGACTGGCCCGCCCCGGCGAGTTCGGCGGCGACGTCTCACACCTGAACCTGCACAAGACGTTCTGTATCCCCCACGGTGGCGGCGGCCCCGGGGTCGGTCCGGTCGCGGTGGCCGCGCACCTGGCGCCGTTCCTGCCGTCCCACTCGCTGGGTCTGGACGGCCCGGGCACCTTCGGGTCCGTCGGTGCCATCTCGGCCGCGCCCTGGGGGTCGGCGTCGATCCTGCCGATCTCGTGGGCCTACATCCGGATGATGGGCGCGACGGGGCTGCGGCGGGCCACCCTGACCGCGATCGCCTCGGCGAACTACATCGCCCGTCGGCTGGACGAGCACTTCCCGGTCCTGTACACCGACGCCGGCGGGTTCGTCGCCCACGAGTGCATCCTGGACCTTCGGCCGATGACCGCGGCGACCGGTGTCACGGTTGACGACGTGGCGAAGCGCCTGGCGGACTACGGGTTTCACGCGCCGACGATGTCGTTCCCGGTGGCCGGCACGCTGATGGTGGAGCCGACCGAGAGCGAGGACCTGGCCGAGATCAACCGGTTCTGCGAAGCGATGATCGCCATCAAGGGCGAGATCGACCAGGTCGGGGCGGGCGTCTGGCCGGTCACCGACAATCCGCTCCGTGGTGCCCCGCACACCGCCGAGTCCCTGGTGGGGGAGTGGACCCACCCGTACTCCCGCGCCGAGGCGGTCTTCCCGCCCGGGGTGGTCGCCGCGCGTAAGTACTTCCCGGCCGTGGCCCGGATCGACGGTGCGTTCGGTGACCGGAACTTGGTCTGCTCCTGCCCGCCGGTGGAGGCGTACGCGTAG
- a CDS encoding DUF3046 domain-containing protein: protein MRLTEFRALMTAHFGTHRAASVAADHVFGSLGGRTADEALNAGENPKRVWRIVCETFDVPAELHHGLPD, encoded by the coding sequence ATGCGCCTCACCGAGTTCCGTGCCCTGATGACGGCCCATTTCGGGACGCACAGAGCCGCGTCGGTGGCGGCCGACCACGTGTTCGGCTCGCTGGGTGGACGGACCGCCGACGAGGCGTTGAACGCCGGCGAGAACCCGAAACGGGTGTGGCGGATCGTCTGCGAGACGTTCGACGTCCCGGCGGAATTGCACCACGGTCTGCCGGACTGA
- a CDS encoding Hsp70 family protein: MDVLGIDFGTSNTVAVLAGDGRPPRVLAIDGIGWLPSCIYVDDDGTLTVGRDAERKARLAPERFESNPKRRIDDGEILLGVRVVPVVDAIAAILRRVIDEARRQLNGRSPDQINLTHPAQWGAARQNILLAAARSAGLGPALALIPEPVAAAAHFSSLPGKSMVPGSSLAVYDLGGGTFDCAVVGSTSSGFTVLAEAGLADVGGVDFDQAVVDHLGRTVSAQDPAKWQALSRPRNSADRRGARSLREDVRAAKETLSRYAQTDLPLPDPFDDTLLTRKEFEGLVRPVIARTVEVLAETIGRAGLSPDRLGGIYLVGGSSRIPLVAGMITERLGVVPTTLDQPETAVAMGAALIPATGRSGQGRTEFLGGPGGAGPTPGPSAAGPQWSRPGPPQPAGAQHPPPGPAFTGSPGAYGPAGAQYRSGPQPAVPSGTSDRKKRNRMILIAVAVVAILGAGAGIVIATQSNSSADGPTSSPASSPAVSAGTSTSPGTTRTSPNSSRTTPSGSCATTTDATGVTDCMKPMLGKLTELKCSKNTQALGLTEDTIKYIETVTTAWTACIDESAGYAAVIFQGTNATGRDTLWSYVLKQFTESRKGNWTAADGSGRYSAGTTSSDVSLVAWEDANLPVVAFMGASGGVDALISYWKGELGATVTS; this comes from the coding sequence GTGGACGTACTGGGCATCGACTTCGGGACGTCCAACACGGTCGCCGTTCTCGCCGGCGACGGACGGCCGCCGCGAGTTCTGGCGATCGACGGGATCGGCTGGCTTCCGTCCTGCATCTACGTCGACGACGACGGCACACTGACCGTCGGTCGTGACGCCGAGCGGAAGGCCCGGCTCGCCCCGGAACGCTTCGAGTCCAACCCGAAGCGCCGGATCGACGACGGGGAGATCCTGCTGGGGGTGCGCGTCGTCCCGGTGGTCGACGCGATCGCCGCCATTCTGCGCCGGGTGATCGACGAGGCCCGCCGCCAGTTGAACGGTCGCTCGCCCGACCAGATCAACCTGACCCATCCCGCGCAGTGGGGAGCGGCGAGGCAGAACATCCTGCTGGCCGCGGCACGGTCGGCCGGCCTCGGTCCGGCGCTGGCCCTGATCCCGGAACCGGTGGCCGCCGCGGCCCATTTCTCGTCCCTGCCCGGCAAGAGCATGGTGCCCGGGTCGAGTCTGGCCGTGTACGACCTCGGCGGTGGCACCTTCGACTGCGCCGTCGTCGGGTCGACCTCGTCCGGCTTCACCGTTCTCGCCGAGGCGGGCCTGGCCGACGTGGGGGGCGTCGACTTCGACCAGGCTGTCGTCGACCACCTGGGCCGGACCGTCTCGGCGCAGGATCCGGCCAAGTGGCAGGCCCTGTCCCGGCCACGCAACTCGGCCGACCGGCGGGGGGCGCGATCGCTGCGGGAAGACGTCAGGGCGGCCAAGGAGACGCTGTCCCGATACGCCCAGACCGATCTGCCGCTACCGGACCCGTTCGACGACACCCTGCTGACCCGCAAGGAATTCGAGGGACTGGTGCGGCCGGTGATCGCGCGGACCGTCGAGGTGCTGGCCGAGACCATCGGCCGGGCCGGGCTGTCCCCGGATCGGCTCGGAGGTATCTACCTCGTCGGCGGGTCCAGCCGCATCCCGCTGGTGGCCGGGATGATCACCGAACGGCTCGGCGTGGTGCCGACCACCCTGGACCAACCGGAGACCGCGGTGGCGATGGGGGCGGCCCTGATCCCGGCGACGGGCCGGTCGGGTCAGGGACGCACCGAGTTCCTCGGTGGCCCGGGCGGGGCGGGGCCGACGCCGGGTCCCTCGGCCGCCGGGCCGCAGTGGAGCCGACCCGGCCCGCCGCAGCCGGCCGGCGCGCAGCATCCGCCGCCCGGGCCGGCCTTCACCGGCTCTCCGGGGGCCTATGGCCCGGCCGGCGCGCAGTATCGGTCCGGTCCGCAACCGGCGGTACCGTCCGGAACCTCCGATCGCAAGAAGCGGAACCGCATGATCCTCATCGCGGTTGCGGTGGTCGCGATCCTGGGCGCCGGGGCCGGCATCGTGATCGCCACCCAGTCGAACTCCAGCGCGGACGGGCCGACCTCCAGCCCGGCCTCCAGTCCGGCCGTCTCGGCCGGCACCTCGACTTCTCCGGGGACCACCAGGACCTCGCCGAACTCCAGCCGTACGACTCCGTCGGGTTCCTGCGCCACGACCACGGACGCGACCGGGGTCACCGACTGCATGAAACCGATGCTCGGCAAGCTGACCGAGTTGAAGTGCTCGAAGAACACCCAGGCACTCGGCCTGACCGAGGACACCATCAAGTACATCGAGACCGTCACGACCGCCTGGACCGCCTGCATCGACGAATCGGCCGGCTACGCCGCGGTCATCTTCCAGGGCACCAACGCGACCGGCCGGGACACCCTTTGGTCGTACGTGCTCAAGCAGTTCACCGAATCGCGCAAGGGCAACTGGACGGCCGCCGACGGGTCGGGCCGGTACTCCGCCGGAACGACTTCGAGCGACGTCTCGCTGGTGGCCTGGGAGGATGCCAACCTGCCGGTGGTGGCGTTCATGGGTGCCTCCGGCGGCGTCGACGCGCTGATCTCGTACTGGAAGGGCGAACTCGGCGCCACCGTCACCAGCTGA
- a CDS encoding PspA/IM30 family protein, whose protein sequence is MANPFVKGWKYLMALFSSKVDEYADPKVQIQQAIEDAQRQHAALSQQAAAVIGNQRQLEMKLTRQMGDVERFQASARQALVLADEARAKGDAAKAAQYEQTAQTFATQLVAAEQQMEDLKTMHDQALQSAEQAKKAVENNAMALQTKLAERTKLLSQLEQAKMQEQVSASLSSMSQLSAPGNTPSLDEVRDKIERRYANALGSAELSQNSVEGRMLEVQKSTLDMAGASRLDQLRAQLHPELSGQQARAIDQSATAAPASPGIDINKQG, encoded by the coding sequence ATGGCCAACCCATTCGTCAAGGGATGGAAGTACTTGATGGCGCTGTTCTCGTCGAAGGTGGACGAGTACGCCGATCCGAAGGTGCAGATCCAGCAGGCGATCGAGGATGCGCAGCGTCAGCACGCCGCCCTCTCCCAGCAGGCGGCCGCGGTGATCGGCAACCAGCGTCAGCTGGAGATGAAGCTGACCCGCCAGATGGGCGACGTGGAGCGGTTCCAGGCCTCGGCGCGTCAGGCGCTCGTGCTGGCCGACGAGGCGCGGGCCAAGGGCGACGCGGCCAAGGCGGCCCAGTACGAGCAGACCGCCCAGACGTTCGCCACTCAGCTGGTGGCCGCCGAGCAGCAGATGGAAGACCTGAAGACCATGCACGACCAGGCCCTCCAGTCGGCCGAGCAGGCCAAGAAGGCCGTCGAGAACAATGCGATGGCCCTGCAGACCAAGCTGGCCGAGCGCACCAAGCTGCTCTCCCAGCTGGAGCAGGCCAAGATGCAGGAGCAGGTGTCGGCGTCGCTGAGCTCGATGTCGCAGCTGTCCGCGCCGGGCAACACCCCCTCGCTGGACGAGGTCCGCGACAAGATCGAACGTCGCTATGCCAACGCCCTGGGATCCGCCGAGCTCAGTCAGAACTCGGTCGAGGGCCGCATGCTCGAGGTGCAGAAGTCGACTCTCGACATGGCCGGCGCGTCCCGCCTTGACCAGCTGCGCGCGCAGCTGCACCCTGAGCTGTCCGGCCAGCAGGCGCGGGCCATCGATCAGTCAGCGACCGCCGCGCCGGCGAGCCCGGGGATCGACATCAACAAACAAGGCTGA
- the recA gene encoding recombinase RecA, with translation MSAPDREKALGIALAQIEKQFGKGSVMRLGDEGRAPVEVIPTGSIALDVALGIGGLPRGRVVEIYGPESSGKTTVTLHAVASVQAAGGIAAFIDAEHALDPEYAKALGVDTDSLLVSQPDTGEQALEIADMLIRSGAIDLVVVDSVAALVPRAEIEGEMGDSHVGLQARLMSQALRKIAGALNNTNTTMIFINQLREKIGVMFGSPETTTGGKALKFYASVRLDIRRIEALKDGTDVVGNRTRVKVVKNKMAPPFKQAEFDIIYGQGISREGSLIDVGVEQGLVRKAGAWYTYDGEQLGQGKENARNFLRENPDVGEEIEKRIKEKLGVGARIDDDTVAPAPVDF, from the coding sequence ATGTCGGCACCGGATCGTGAGAAAGCACTCGGCATCGCGCTAGCGCAGATCGAGAAGCAGTTCGGCAAGGGATCGGTGATGCGCCTCGGTGACGAGGGTCGCGCACCGGTGGAGGTGATTCCGACCGGCTCGATCGCGCTGGACGTGGCGCTCGGCATCGGTGGTCTGCCCCGTGGGCGTGTGGTGGAGATCTACGGCCCGGAATCCTCGGGCAAGACGACGGTCACCCTGCACGCGGTGGCCAGTGTGCAGGCGGCCGGCGGTATCGCAGCCTTCATCGACGCGGAGCACGCCCTGGATCCGGAATACGCCAAGGCGCTCGGGGTCGACACCGACTCGCTGCTGGTGTCTCAGCCGGACACCGGCGAGCAGGCGCTGGAGATCGCCGACATGCTGATCCGGTCCGGCGCCATCGACCTGGTCGTGGTCGACTCGGTCGCCGCACTGGTGCCCCGGGCCGAGATCGAGGGGGAGATGGGCGACAGCCACGTCGGTCTCCAGGCCCGCCTGATGTCGCAGGCGCTCCGCAAGATCGCCGGTGCCCTCAACAACACCAACACGACGATGATCTTCATCAACCAGCTGCGCGAGAAGATCGGCGTCATGTTCGGCTCGCCCGAGACCACGACCGGTGGTAAGGCGCTGAAGTTCTACGCTTCGGTCCGTCTGGACATCCGCCGCATCGAGGCTCTGAAGGACGGCACCGACGTGGTCGGTAACCGGACCAGGGTCAAGGTGGTCAAGAACAAGATGGCCCCGCCGTTCAAGCAGGCCGAGTTCGACATCATCTACGGCCAGGGCATCTCCCGCGAGGGTTCGCTGATCGATGTGGGTGTCGAGCAGGGGCTCGTTCGCAAGGCCGGCGCCTGGTACACGTACGACGGCGAGCAACTCGGCCAGGGCAAGGAGAACGCGCGGAACTTCCTGCGCGAGAACCCGGATGTGGGAGAAGAGATCGAGAAGCGGATCAAGGAGAAGCTCGGCGTCGGCGCTCGTATCGACGACGACACCGTTGCCCCCGCTCCGGTCGACTTCTGA
- a CDS encoding regulatory protein RecX, with the protein MNDDDREERLRVLAAQIAEVERSSTAEAPAPDRPVGGSAAVGEQVTAARAICLRLLAVAPRPRAGLAQAMKRKEVPEDVAQDVLDWLTQVGLVDDVAYAHSFVRTKHRDRALSSAALRTELRRLGVDDESMADAVETVDQQAERTRAAELIAKRVDAAMAVGPLAAKRRLLGLLARRGYPADIAIPVVDQAIAGYLDGGDRFSLASSDAV; encoded by the coding sequence ATGAACGACGACGACCGAGAAGAGCGACTTCGAGTCCTGGCCGCGCAGATCGCAGAGGTCGAGCGGTCTTCGACGGCGGAAGCCCCGGCCCCCGATCGCCCCGTCGGTGGTTCGGCCGCGGTTGGTGAGCAGGTCACCGCGGCGCGCGCGATCTGCCTCCGGCTGCTGGCCGTGGCCCCTCGTCCGCGGGCCGGGCTCGCACAGGCGATGAAACGCAAGGAAGTACCCGAAGATGTGGCGCAGGACGTTCTCGACTGGCTCACCCAGGTCGGTCTGGTCGATGACGTCGCCTACGCGCACAGCTTCGTCCGTACCAAGCACCGCGACCGGGCGCTGAGCAGCGCGGCCCTGCGGACCGAGCTTCGGCGGCTCGGCGTCGACGACGAATCGATGGCCGACGCGGTCGAGACCGTTGACCAGCAGGCGGAGCGCACCCGGGCGGCGGAACTGATCGCCAAGCGGGTCGACGCCGCGATGGCGGTCGGTCCGTTGGCGGCCAAACGGCGTCTGCTGGGTCTGCTCGCCCGGCGGGGCTATCCCGCCGACATCGCGATCCCGGTGGTCGACCAGGCCATCGCCGGCTATCTGGACGGCGGCGATCGGTTCTCGTTGGCATCCTCGGACGCCGTCTGA
- the pspM gene encoding phage shock envelope stress response protein PspM yields MGIKPTARALRNSVLKGAAGPTVASALSRGVETAGQVGASAAEFLRVRRDPAEVARRRHRAAVRRANIWGAGTAIGVAGGAAVTVGLVRDGVTVSAVFALILLLALTVWCALGLVRALRTVRAKARIVRELPPPAPARRPVASAIRAEIARLDSYSDGLRELILLMPDDRSVADLRGDVLGAADEAERLLRRQANEFTLLRKTAAGRDVPASVQATSENLVAHIRYGVEHYGRLVSAATDTVVASAQLNRAVADLQPTTDRLRALSMGMKEIAAHARPPM; encoded by the coding sequence ATGGGGATCAAGCCCACCGCCCGCGCCCTTCGGAACTCGGTTCTCAAGGGCGCTGCCGGGCCGACCGTGGCCAGTGCGCTGTCCCGTGGCGTGGAGACGGCCGGGCAGGTCGGCGCCAGTGCGGCCGAGTTTTTGCGAGTCCGCCGCGATCCGGCCGAGGTGGCGCGCCGCCGACACCGGGCCGCGGTGCGCCGGGCCAACATCTGGGGCGCCGGGACGGCGATCGGGGTGGCCGGGGGAGCGGCCGTGACCGTGGGGCTGGTCCGGGACGGTGTGACCGTGTCGGCAGTGTTCGCCCTGATCCTGTTGCTGGCGTTGACCGTCTGGTGTGCCCTCGGCCTCGTCCGGGCGCTCCGCACCGTGCGGGCCAAGGCCCGCATCGTCCGGGAGCTTCCGCCACCGGCGCCCGCTCGGCGTCCGGTGGCCTCGGCCATCCGGGCCGAGATCGCCCGGCTCGACTCCTATTCGGACGGCCTGCGCGAACTGATCCTGCTGATGCCGGACGACCGGAGCGTCGCCGACCTGCGCGGCGACGTCCTCGGCGCGGCCGATGAGGCGGAACGGCTGCTCCGCCGTCAGGCCAACGAGTTCACTCTGCTGCGCAAGACCGCGGCCGGTCGTGACGTCCCGGCTTCGGTCCAGGCGACTTCGGAGAACCTGGTGGCCCATATCCGGTACGGGGTCGAGCACTACGGCCGTCTGGTGTCGGCGGCGACCGACACCGTGGTCGCCTCGGCCCAGCTCAACCGTGCAGTGGCCGATCTGCAGCCGACCACCGATCGACTGCGCGCCCTGTCGATGGGTATGAAAGAAATCGCTGCCCACGCCCGACCGCCGATGTGA
- a CDS encoding VWA domain-containing protein has product MGRHANAESRRRVAAWPIVVAVAVLLVAGLTTAYFVIIDPGKKTAACTGSTVLPVTASPGAAKAVTDAAAAFNATAPVARSTCVSVSVTTTDGAEAAAALASGWTGQSTPAPGLWVVDTTSDVKLVDASRSAMTAGHTNTPLGTSPVVLAVRAAPSTAVSWSSLADGTSSLVLAVPDPKANRASVDALESLVAASNGRTTAIDDAAVTGASSTLQRLAGASTGAPDTTAAALAGLAAGTGGYTAVPVLESQLGSYNATSSTPLTAVYPTGPTAGDEIIPIPLTATWVTNAMSDAAAAFDGFLSDAKGLAVLAADHLRTSAASTTVPGVDLTTKVIALPDAPAQTRTALQSAWAAASGSTSPSADPSPSSATLPVSSAPATAPTVTTTPTPAQTSTPTKTPNTTAPATTRTTPTKTAPTTKPTPTVKTTPAAAGPAVTLVLDTSGSMDTVQGNQQRITWMQSAVNAVIGASPSDQFGLWSFSTDDGSSGYTKRVPLGPLTDSIAGGTRAAAITSAVNALTPGGDSWTYGAIKAAYADAVDSAVAGRPNRVVVVTDGQDTTPGLSRAALIADVSALAAQNKNVVLDIVGLSADVSADAMSQVAAAGGGKYTQLTDLSTLKSTLSGLTAP; this is encoded by the coding sequence ATGGGCCGCCACGCGAACGCGGAAAGCCGTCGCCGCGTGGCGGCCTGGCCGATCGTGGTGGCGGTCGCCGTCCTGCTCGTCGCCGGCCTCACCACGGCCTACTTCGTCATCATCGATCCGGGCAAGAAGACCGCCGCCTGCACCGGTAGCACCGTCCTTCCGGTCACGGCCTCCCCGGGCGCGGCGAAGGCCGTCACCGATGCCGCCGCCGCCTTCAACGCGACCGCGCCGGTCGCTCGGTCGACCTGCGTGTCGGTGTCGGTCACCACCACGGACGGCGCCGAAGCGGCCGCCGCCCTGGCCAGTGGATGGACGGGTCAGTCGACGCCGGCGCCCGGTCTCTGGGTGGTCGACACGACGAGCGACGTCAAGCTGGTTGATGCCAGTCGCTCGGCCATGACGGCCGGGCACACCAACACGCCGCTGGGTACCTCGCCGGTGGTCCTGGCGGTCCGTGCCGCTCCGTCCACCGCGGTCAGCTGGTCCTCGCTGGCCGACGGCACGTCGTCGCTGGTGCTGGCCGTCCCCGACCCGAAGGCGAACCGGGCGTCGGTCGATGCACTGGAGTCGCTGGTCGCGGCTTCGAATGGACGGACCACCGCGATCGATGACGCCGCCGTGACGGGAGCGTCATCGACGCTGCAACGGCTCGCCGGCGCCTCGACCGGGGCACCCGACACCACAGCGGCCGCCCTCGCCGGTCTGGCCGCCGGGACGGGTGGCTACACCGCGGTCCCGGTGCTCGAGTCCCAGCTCGGGTCCTACAACGCCACCAGTTCGACCCCGCTCACCGCCGTGTACCCGACCGGGCCGACCGCCGGAGACGAGATCATCCCGATTCCACTGACCGCCACCTGGGTCACCAACGCCATGTCCGACGCCGCGGCCGCCTTCGACGGATTCCTGAGCGACGCGAAAGGACTGGCCGTATTGGCCGCCGACCATCTGCGGACATCGGCCGCCTCCACCACTGTCCCGGGAGTGGACCTGACGACGAAGGTCATTGCCCTGCCCGACGCCCCGGCCCAGACCCGTACCGCGTTGCAGAGCGCGTGGGCGGCCGCGTCGGGGTCCACGTCGCCCTCCGCCGATCCGAGCCCGTCGTCCGCTACTTTGCCGGTTTCCTCTGCTCCCGCCACCGCGCCGACCGTGACGACGACCCCGACGCCGGCTCAGACGAGCACCCCGACCAAGACGCCGAACACCACCGCGCCGGCCACCACGCGGACAACGCCGACGAAGACGGCACCAACCACCAAGCCAACCCCCACCGTCAAGACGACACCGGCGGCCGCCGGTCCGGCGGTCACGCTCGTGCTGGACACGTCCGGTTCGATGGACACGGTCCAGGGCAACCAGCAGCGCATCACCTGGATGCAGTCGGCCGTCAACGCCGTCATCGGTGCGAGCCCGTCGGATCAATTCGGCCTGTGGTCGTTCTCGACCGATGACGGATCCTCCGGCTACACGAAACGGGTCCCGCTCGGCCCGTTGACCGACTCCATCGCGGGCGGCACCCGCGCAGCGGCCATCACCAGTGCGGTCAACGCCCTGACTCCGGGCGGAGACAGCTGGACGTACGGGGCGATCAAGGCGGCCTACGCCGACGCCGTCGACTCCGCCGTCGCGGGGCGGCCGAACCGCGTGGTGGTCGTCACCGACGGCCAGGACACCACCCCTGGCCTGTCCCGAGCGGCCCTGATCGCCGACGTCTCGGCGCTGGCCGCCCAGAACAAGAACGTGGTCCTGGACATCGTCGGACTGTCGGCCGACGTCAGCGCCGATGCCATGTCGCAGGTCGCCGCGGCCGGAGGCGGCAAGTACACCCAGCTGACCGACCTGTCGACCCTGAAATCCACCCTGAGCGGGCTGACTGCACCCTGA